One window of Medicago truncatula cultivar Jemalong A17 chromosome 2, MtrunA17r5.0-ANR, whole genome shotgun sequence genomic DNA carries:
- the LOC25487249 gene encoding probable beta-1,3-galactosyltransferase 14 isoform X1 — protein sequence MPSFSKPFFNQRHTIPLRRSSFLILLITFLLLLLLIVFLKPFHNNRCLNTNPRSVRVVWDHGTAAATIGGGNYRHKVMAFVGIQTGFRSVGRRQSLRNTWFPSDPNGLQRLEEATGLAFRFVIGRTNDRSKMSALKREIAEYDDFIQLDIEEEYSKLPYKTLAFFKAAYALFEAEFYVKADDDIYLRPDRLSLLLAKERSHSQTYIGCMKKGPVFTDPKLKWYEPLSNLLGKEYFLHAYGPIYALSADVVSSLVALRNNSFRMFSNEDVTIGAWMLAMNVNHENIHELCSPECTSTSIAVWDIPKCSGLCNPEKRMLELHQMDSCIQSPTMESDE from the exons ATGCCTTCATTTTCCAAACCATTCTTCAACCAACGTCACACCATTCCTCTTCGCAGATCCTCATTCCTCATCCTCCTCATCACCTTCCTCCTCCTTTTACTCCTTATCGTTTTTCTTAAACCGTTTCATAACAATCGCTGCCTCAACACTAACCCTAGATCCGTTCGCGTTGTATGGGATCACGGCACCGCCGCCGCCACCATCGGTGGCGGAAATTATAGGCATAAGGTTATGGCATTTGTTGGAATTCAAACTGGATTTAGATCTGTTGGAAGACGTCAATCTTTGAGGAACACTTGGTTTCCTTCCGATCCTAATGGACTTCAACG CTTGGAAGAAGCTACTGGATTGGCTTTTAGGTTTGTTATTGGTAGAACAAATGATAGATCGAAGATGTCTGCGCTTAAGAGGGAAATAGCCGAATATGACGATTTCATTCAATTGGATATTGAAGAGGAGTACAGTAAGCTCCCATATAAAAC GTTGGCTTTCTTTAAAGCTGCTTATGCTCTTTTTGAAGCCGAATTTTATGTCAAAGCTGATGATGACATATATTTAAGGCCAG ATCGTCTTTCATTACTACTTGCAAAAGAGAGATCTCATTCCCAGACGTACATAGGATGCATGAAAAAGGGCCCTGTTTTCACTGATCCGAAACTCAAATG GTATGAGCCATTATCTAATTTGCTTGGGAAGGAGTATTTTCTTCATGCTTATGGTCCTATATATGCTCTTTCTGCTGATGTTGTATCAAGCTTGGTCGCTCTTAGGAATAACAG TTTTCGGATGTTCAGCAATGAGGATGTTACCATTGGAGCTTGGATGCTTGCAATGAATGTCAACCATGAGAATATTCATGAACTTTGTTCTCCAGAATGTACATCAACATCAATCGCTGTTTGGGATATTCCAAAGTGTTCAG GTCTCTGTAATCCAGAAAAGAGAATGTTGGAACTCCATCAAATGGACAGCTGCATTCAAAGTCCAACAATGGAATCTGATGAatag
- the LOC25487249 gene encoding probable beta-1,3-galactosyltransferase 14 isoform X2, with product MPSFSKPFFNQRHTIPLRRSSFLILLITFLLLLLLIVFLKPFHNNRCLNTNPRSVRVVWDHGTAAATIGGGNYRHKVMAFVGIQTGFRSVGRRQSLRNTWFPSDPNGLQRLEEATGLAFRFVIGRTNDRSKMSALKREIAEYDDFIQLDIEEEYSKLPYKTLAFFKAAYALFEAEFYVKADDDIYLRPDRLSLLLAKERSHSQTYIGCMKKGPVFTDPKLKWYEPLSNLLGKEYFLHAYGPIYALSADVVSSLVALRNNRSL from the exons ATGCCTTCATTTTCCAAACCATTCTTCAACCAACGTCACACCATTCCTCTTCGCAGATCCTCATTCCTCATCCTCCTCATCACCTTCCTCCTCCTTTTACTCCTTATCGTTTTTCTTAAACCGTTTCATAACAATCGCTGCCTCAACACTAACCCTAGATCCGTTCGCGTTGTATGGGATCACGGCACCGCCGCCGCCACCATCGGTGGCGGAAATTATAGGCATAAGGTTATGGCATTTGTTGGAATTCAAACTGGATTTAGATCTGTTGGAAGACGTCAATCTTTGAGGAACACTTGGTTTCCTTCCGATCCTAATGGACTTCAACG CTTGGAAGAAGCTACTGGATTGGCTTTTAGGTTTGTTATTGGTAGAACAAATGATAGATCGAAGATGTCTGCGCTTAAGAGGGAAATAGCCGAATATGACGATTTCATTCAATTGGATATTGAAGAGGAGTACAGTAAGCTCCCATATAAAAC GTTGGCTTTCTTTAAAGCTGCTTATGCTCTTTTTGAAGCCGAATTTTATGTCAAAGCTGATGATGACATATATTTAAGGCCAG ATCGTCTTTCATTACTACTTGCAAAAGAGAGATCTCATTCCCAGACGTACATAGGATGCATGAAAAAGGGCCCTGTTTTCACTGATCCGAAACTCAAATG GTATGAGCCATTATCTAATTTGCTTGGGAAGGAGTATTTTCTTCATGCTTATGGTCCTATATATGCTCTTTCTGCTGATGTTGTATCAAGCTTGGTCGCTCTTAGGAATAACAG GTCTCTGTAA